In the Ilumatobacteraceae bacterium genome, one interval contains:
- a CDS encoding aminotransferase class III-fold pyridoxal phosphate-dependent enzyme has product MTIDAIRDLDARVASAHGRYAAARPRSATMDARSRRVLPGGNTRSVLDFAPFPFRVVSAAGGELVDVDGHRYVDLCGNYTAGLLGHSPTAVRDAVVAALDRGWALGAVHEAEVDLAELVCDRFPTIEQVRFTNSGTEANLMAIGTALHHTGRRGVGVFDRAYHGGVLGFGSDVAGPHHPLNVPHPFHVAPFDDVDGLDDLFADDDLGCVLVEAVQGSGGCRPASSAFLHELRRRCDDHGVVLVFDEVMTSRLAPGGAQERFGVRADMTTLGKYLGGGFTFGAFGGRRDIMSAFDPSAGGALTQAGTFNNNVASMSAAVATLRHELTADRIVTVNERGDRLRSDLHAALDTPRLWVTGLGSMNSFHADDDRVLDLLFHHLLADGLYMARRGFMALSMEITDEHCERLVSSTRRFVDSLTA; this is encoded by the coding sequence CCCACGGGCGCTACGCGGCCGCACGACCACGCAGCGCGACGATGGACGCGAGGTCACGGCGGGTGCTCCCTGGTGGCAACACCCGCTCGGTCCTCGACTTCGCACCGTTCCCGTTCCGGGTCGTGTCGGCGGCGGGTGGCGAACTCGTCGACGTCGACGGCCATCGCTACGTCGACCTCTGCGGCAACTACACCGCCGGGTTGCTCGGGCACTCGCCCACAGCGGTCCGGGATGCCGTGGTGGCAGCACTCGATCGCGGTTGGGCGCTGGGCGCGGTCCACGAAGCCGAGGTCGACCTGGCCGAGCTCGTCTGCGACCGATTCCCCACGATCGAGCAGGTTCGCTTCACCAACTCCGGCACCGAGGCCAATCTGATGGCGATCGGCACCGCGCTCCACCACACCGGACGTCGAGGGGTCGGCGTGTTCGACCGCGCCTATCACGGCGGGGTGCTCGGTTTCGGCAGCGATGTGGCCGGGCCCCACCATCCCCTCAACGTGCCCCACCCGTTCCACGTGGCACCGTTCGACGACGTCGACGGACTCGACGACCTGTTCGCCGACGACGACCTCGGTTGCGTGCTCGTCGAAGCGGTCCAGGGATCGGGTGGCTGTCGGCCGGCGAGCAGCGCGTTCCTCCACGAACTGCGCCGACGCTGCGACGACCACGGTGTCGTGCTCGTGTTCGACGAGGTGATGACGTCCCGGCTCGCTCCCGGCGGCGCTCAGGAGCGGTTCGGGGTCCGGGCCGACATGACGACCCTGGGCAAGTATCTCGGTGGCGGCTTCACGTTCGGGGCGTTCGGCGGACGGCGCGACATCATGTCGGCGTTCGATCCGAGCGCCGGCGGCGCGCTGACGCAGGCGGGCACGTTCAACAACAACGTCGCATCGATGTCGGCCGCGGTCGCGACGTTGCGTCACGAGCTCACCGCCGACCGGATCGTCACCGTCAACGAACGGGGCGACCGGCTTCGGTCCGACCTGCACGCTGCGCTCGACACGCCACGCCTGTGGGTCACCGGGCTCGGCTCGATGAACAGTTTCCACGCCGACGACGACCGAGTGCTCGACCTGCTGTTCCACCACCTGCTCGCGGACGGCCTCTACATGGCGCGACGCGGCTTCATGGCCCTGTCGATGGAGATCACCGACGAGCACTGTGAGCGGCTGGTCTCGTCGACGCGACGCTTCGTCGATTCGCTCACCGCGTGA
- a CDS encoding pyridoxamine 5'-phosphate oxidase family protein — translation MSTPGTVYLTEAECWTLLHRHVVARLAVDIAGRPDIFPINYVVDDGTIVFRSGAGTKLAGAVLGRHVAIEIDGLEIDGSVWSVVVKGIAHEVTEMTERFEIDELPLYPWVASQKPNFVRIEPHLTTGRRFHVVERDPVKEYELGLRADEADQADGADQADRAEELEHHGEHHPGAPRLRPG, via the coding sequence ATGAGCACTCCGGGCACCGTGTACCTGACCGAAGCAGAATGCTGGACGCTGCTGCATCGGCACGTCGTGGCGCGGCTGGCGGTCGACATCGCAGGTCGACCCGACATCTTCCCGATCAACTACGTCGTGGACGACGGCACGATCGTGTTCCGCAGCGGCGCCGGCACGAAGCTCGCCGGAGCGGTCCTCGGACGGCACGTCGCCATCGAGATCGACGGCCTCGAGATCGACGGCTCGGTCTGGAGTGTCGTCGTGAAGGGCATCGCCCACGAGGTGACCGAGATGACCGAACGGTTCGAGATCGACGAACTGCCGCTGTACCCCTGGGTGGCCTCGCAGAAGCCGAACTTCGTCAGGATCGAGCCCCACCTGACCACCGGCCGGCGGTTCCACGTCGTCGAGCGGGACCCGGTGAAGGAGTACGAGCTCGGGCTCCGAGCCGACGAAGCCGACCAGGCCGACGGGGCCGACCAGGCCGACCGGGCCGAAGAGCTCGAGCATCACGGCGAGCACCACCCCGGCGCCCCTCGCCTCCGCCCGGGCTGA
- a CDS encoding pyridoxamine 5'-phosphate oxidase family protein, with translation MGSQMAETQLSERECWEHLRNEAYGRLAVVGEDGPVIFPINAIVDHGSVVFRTAAGAKLTAMRADPRVAFEVDGWNTTDGVAWSVLVTGLAREVVGMLEGADVTELGVTPWQSGPKPTYIRIVTASITGRTFRRSDRTN, from the coding sequence ATGGGGAGCCAGATGGCCGAGACCCAATTGTCCGAACGCGAGTGCTGGGAGCACCTCCGGAACGAAGCGTACGGCCGCCTCGCGGTCGTCGGCGAAGACGGGCCCGTCATCTTCCCGATCAACGCGATCGTCGACCACGGATCCGTGGTGTTCCGGACCGCTGCCGGCGCCAAGCTCACAGCGATGCGGGCCGACCCACGGGTGGCGTTCGAGGTCGACGGCTGGAACACCACCGACGGTGTCGCCTGGAGTGTCCTGGTGACCGGACTCGCCCGTGAGGTCGTCGGGATGCTCGAGGGTGCCGACGTCACCGAACTCGGCGTGACGCCGTGGCAGTCGGGCCCGAAGCCGACGTACATCCGGATCGTCACCGCATCGATCACGGGCCGCACCTTTCGGCGCTCCGATCGCACGAACTGA